In a single window of the Streptomyces cinnabarinus genome:
- a CDS encoding MFS transporter, translated as MTAPALAEPTDRVGPRWTTALALANWAVWVGWYGPLQILLPEQSEEFAPGIGMSKETLLAWVTGVGAAVSLVANPLFGALSDRTTAGWGRRRPWIVAGVAGGALSLLLLAGADGLWTMIVGWCLVQLTLNAAFAAVTAAVPDRVPRLQRGSVGGWLGAAQILGAVAGTGLATAVGGIAAGYVACAVFVVAGVLPYVLRGGDFRLAADERPPWSPRAFLRSFWLSPRRYPDFGWAWLTRFLINLSNALVILYLLYYLRDRLDHDDPDEGVLILTAVNSVTLLATVVVGGVWSDRVGRRKPFVRWSGLLMAAATALLAAWQTWPGAIVVAALLGVGLGVFMSVDFALMTDVLPKALDRGKDLGVINIANALPQVAAPALAAPIVTHLGGYRVLYGAAAVIALAGAVLVGRIKGVD; from the coding sequence ATGACGGCACCCGCCCTGGCCGAGCCCACGGACCGGGTCGGGCCGCGCTGGACGACGGCGCTGGCGCTCGCCAACTGGGCGGTCTGGGTGGGCTGGTACGGCCCGCTCCAGATCCTGCTCCCCGAGCAGTCCGAGGAGTTCGCGCCCGGTATCGGGATGTCGAAGGAGACGCTGCTGGCCTGGGTGACCGGGGTGGGCGCGGCGGTCTCGCTGGTGGCGAACCCGCTCTTCGGCGCGCTCTCGGACCGGACGACGGCCGGCTGGGGGCGGCGCCGGCCGTGGATCGTGGCAGGGGTGGCGGGCGGGGCGCTGTCGCTGCTGCTGCTCGCGGGCGCGGACGGGCTGTGGACGATGATCGTCGGCTGGTGTCTGGTCCAGCTGACCCTGAACGCGGCCTTCGCGGCGGTGACGGCGGCGGTGCCGGACCGGGTGCCGCGGCTCCAGCGGGGCTCGGTGGGCGGCTGGCTGGGGGCCGCGCAAATCCTGGGGGCGGTCGCCGGTACGGGGCTCGCGACGGCGGTGGGCGGGATCGCGGCGGGGTACGTGGCGTGCGCGGTGTTCGTGGTGGCGGGGGTGCTGCCGTACGTCCTGCGCGGCGGCGACTTCCGGCTGGCGGCCGACGAGCGACCGCCCTGGTCGCCGCGCGCCTTCCTCCGGAGCTTCTGGCTGAGCCCGCGCCGCTATCCGGACTTCGGCTGGGCCTGGCTGACCCGTTTCCTGATCAACCTCAGCAACGCGCTGGTGATCCTCTACCTGCTGTACTACCTCCGGGACCGGCTGGATCACGACGACCCGGACGAGGGCGTCCTGATCCTCACCGCCGTGAACAGCGTGACCTTGCTGGCCACGGTCGTGGTCGGCGGCGTCTGGTCCGACCGCGTGGGCCGCCGCAAGCCGTTCGTCCGCTGGTCCGGGCTGTTGATGGCGGCGGCGACGGCGCTCCTTGCGGCCTGGCAGACCTGGCCCGGCGCGATCGTCGTGGCGGCGCTGCTGGGCGTGGGCCTCGGCGTCTTCATGTCGGTCGACTTCGCCCTGATGACCGACGTCCTCCCCAAGGCCCTCGACCGGGGCAAGGACCTGGGCGTCATCAACATCGCCAACGCCCTCCCCCAGGTAGCGGCCCCCGCCCTGGCAGCCCCGATCGTGACCCACCTGGGCGGCTACCGGGTCCTCTACGGGGCGGCGGCGGTGATCGCCCTTGCGGGGGCGGTGCTGGTGGGCCGTATCAAGGGAGTGGACTGA
- the era gene encoding GTPase Era, whose amino-acid sequence MSVRTQSSEESAEAVHRAGFACFVGRPNAGKSTLTNALVGQKVAITADQPQTTRHTVRGIVHRPDAQLILVDTPGLHKPRTLLGERLNDVVRTTWAEVDVIGFCLPANEKIGPGDRFIAKELAGIKKSPKVAIVTKTDLVDSKSLAEQLIAIDQLGKELGIEWAQIVPVSATANKQVDLLADLLIPMLPEGPALYPEGDLTDEPEQVMIAELIREAALEGVRDELPHSIAVVVEEMLPREDRPADKPLLDIHANLFIERPSQKGIIIGPKGKRLKEVGIKSRKQIEALLGTPVFLDLHVKVAKDWQRDPKQLRRLGF is encoded by the coding sequence ATGAGCGTTCGCACCCAGTCATCCGAGGAGTCGGCCGAGGCCGTCCATCGCGCCGGTTTCGCCTGCTTCGTGGGCCGGCCCAACGCGGGCAAGTCCACCCTTACGAACGCTCTGGTCGGGCAGAAGGTGGCGATCACCGCCGACCAGCCGCAGACGACCCGGCACACGGTACGAGGGATCGTGCACCGCCCGGACGCCCAGCTGATCCTGGTGGACACCCCGGGTCTGCACAAGCCGCGCACGCTGCTGGGCGAGCGCCTCAACGACGTGGTGCGGACCACGTGGGCCGAGGTCGACGTGATCGGCTTCTGCCTCCCCGCGAACGAGAAGATCGGTCCCGGTGACCGCTTCATCGCGAAGGAGCTGGCGGGGATCAAGAAGTCCCCGAAGGTCGCCATCGTGACGAAGACCGACCTCGTCGACTCCAAGAGCCTCGCCGAGCAGCTGATCGCGATCGACCAGCTGGGCAAGGAACTGGGCATCGAGTGGGCGCAGATCGTGCCGGTGTCGGCGACCGCGAACAAGCAGGTCGACCTGTTGGCGGACCTGCTGATCCCGATGCTGCCCGAGGGCCCGGCGCTCTATCCCGAGGGCGACCTCACGGACGAGCCCGAGCAGGTCATGATCGCCGAGCTGATCCGCGAGGCGGCGCTGGAGGGCGTCCGCGACGAGCTGCCGCACTCCATCGCGGTGGTCGTCGAGGAGATGCTCCCGCGCGAGGACCGCCCCGCCGACAAGCCGTTGCTCGACATCCACGCCAACCTTTTCATCGAGCGCCCCAGCCAGAAGGGCATCATCATCGGCCCGAAGGGCAAGCGCCTGAAGGAGGTCGGCATCAAGTCCCGCAAGCAGATCGAGGCGCTGCTCGGTACGCCGGTGTTCCTCGACCTCCATGTGAAGGTCGCGAAGGACTGGCAGCGGGATCCGAAGCAGCTTCGGCGACTCGGGTTCTGA
- a CDS encoding ammonium transporter, translated as MTLAAQGIDTGDTAWLLAATALVLLMTPGLALFYAGMVRTKSVLNMLMMSFVAIALVTVVWLAAGYSLAFGEDTVAGLIGGLDHLGMAGLGPDSVQGTVPTVLFATFQLTFAIVTVALISGAIADRAKFGAWLVFVPLWALLVYVPVAHWTWGPGGWILNHLGALDFAGGLPVEITSGASGLALCLIIGPRLGFKKDAMRPHNLPMVMLGAGLLWFGWFGFNAGSALGANGLAAAAFLNTLAAGCTGLLGWLFVEQRRDGHPTTLGAASGAVAGLVAITPSCGSVSLLGALVIGLTAGIVCSYAVSWKFRFNYDDSLDVVGVHLVGGIIGTLLIGVFAVAEMTGGPEGLLYGGGLAQLGKQLVAVVAVAAYTFGVTYGLGKLIDRTIGFRASEEQEHTGLDLTVHAETAYDHGVLGHGAPVTSATPAPQKAKA; from the coding sequence GTGACCCTCGCCGCGCAAGGCATCGACACCGGTGACACCGCCTGGCTGCTCGCCGCCACCGCCCTCGTCCTGCTGATGACCCCGGGCCTGGCCCTGTTCTACGCCGGCATGGTCCGCACGAAGAGCGTCCTCAACATGCTGATGATGAGCTTCGTGGCGATCGCCCTGGTCACCGTGGTGTGGCTGGCCGCCGGATACTCCCTCGCGTTCGGCGAGGACACGGTCGCCGGGCTGATCGGCGGCCTCGACCACCTCGGCATGGCGGGCCTCGGCCCGGACAGCGTCCAGGGCACCGTCCCCACCGTTCTCTTCGCCACCTTCCAGCTCACCTTCGCGATCGTCACCGTCGCCCTGATCAGCGGCGCCATCGCGGACCGCGCGAAATTCGGGGCCTGGCTGGTCTTCGTACCGCTGTGGGCGCTGCTCGTATACGTTCCGGTCGCGCACTGGACCTGGGGCCCGGGTGGCTGGATCCTGAACCACCTCGGCGCCCTGGACTTCGCGGGCGGTCTCCCCGTCGAGATCACCTCCGGCGCCTCCGGCCTCGCGCTCTGCCTGATCATCGGCCCGCGCCTGGGCTTCAAGAAGGACGCGATGCGCCCGCACAACCTGCCCATGGTGATGCTCGGCGCCGGTCTGCTCTGGTTCGGCTGGTTCGGCTTCAACGCCGGCTCCGCCCTCGGCGCCAACGGTCTCGCGGCCGCCGCCTTCCTCAACACCCTCGCCGCCGGCTGCACCGGCCTGCTGGGCTGGCTCTTCGTCGAGCAGCGCCGCGACGGCCACCCCACCACCCTGGGCGCCGCCTCCGGCGCGGTCGCGGGCCTGGTCGCCATCACCCCGTCCTGCGGCTCGGTCTCCCTGCTCGGCGCCCTGGTGATCGGCCTGACCGCCGGCATCGTCTGCTCCTACGCGGTGAGCTGGAAGTTCAGGTTCAACTACGACGACTCCCTGGACGTCGTCGGCGTCCACCTGGTCGGCGGGATCATCGGCACCCTGCTGATCGGTGTCTTCGCGGTCGCCGAGATGACGGGCGGCCCCGAGGGTCTGCTGTACGGCGGCGGGCTCGCCCAGCTCGGCAAGCAGCTGGTGGCCGTGGTCGCGGTGGCGGCGTACACCTTCGGCGTGACGTACGGCCTCGGCAAGCTCATCGACCGCACGATCGGCTTCCGCGCCAGTGAGGAGCAGGAGCACACCGGCCTGGACCTTACGGTGCACGCCGAGACCGCATACGATCACGGCGTCCTGGGCCACGGTGCCCCGGTCACCTCCGCCACTCCCGCCCCCCAGAAGGCCAAGGCATGA
- a CDS encoding P-II family nitrogen regulator codes for MKLITAIVKPYRLDEVKSALQEIGVHGLTVTEASGYGRQRGHTEVYRGAEYQVDLVPKVRIEVVVEDADSDAAIDAIVKAAQTGKIGDGKVWALPVDTVVRVRTGERGPDAL; via the coding sequence ATGAAGCTCATCACCGCGATCGTGAAGCCCTACCGCCTCGACGAGGTGAAGTCGGCGCTCCAGGAGATCGGCGTGCACGGTCTGACCGTGACCGAGGCGAGCGGCTACGGCCGTCAGCGCGGCCACACCGAGGTGTACCGCGGCGCCGAGTACCAGGTGGACCTGGTGCCCAAGGTGCGGATCGAGGTGGTCGTGGAGGACGCGGACTCCGACGCCGCGATCGACGCGATCGTGAAGGCCGCGCAGACCGGCAAGATCGGCGACGGCAAGGTGTGGGCGCTGCCGGTGGACACGGTCGTCCGGGTGCGGACGGGCGAGCGCGGCCCCGACGCGCTCTGA
- a CDS encoding cytidine deaminase codes for MTESNALDPEDRKIVTLARSARARNGVPEGAAVRDETGRTYVAGTVDLDSLKLSALRTAVAMAVASGAKSLEAAAVVTEAESAAAEDLAAVRDLGGAGTPVLVAGPDGTVRRTVPAE; via the coding sequence ATGACCGAGAGCAACGCGCTTGACCCCGAGGACCGCAAGATCGTCACCCTGGCCCGTTCCGCGCGGGCCCGCAACGGCGTGCCCGAGGGTGCCGCCGTACGCGACGAGACGGGCCGTACCTATGTCGCCGGGACCGTGGACCTGGACTCGCTGAAGCTCAGCGCGCTGCGGACGGCGGTGGCGATGGCCGTGGCGTCCGGGGCGAAGTCGCTGGAGGCGGCGGCGGTGGTGACCGAGGCGGAGAGCGCGGCGGCGGAGGACCTGGCGGCCGTGCGGGACCTGGGCGGGGCGGGGACGCCGGTGCTGGTCGCCGGACCCGACGGCACCGTGCGGCGCACCGTTCCCGCGGAGTAG
- a CDS encoding MmcQ/YjbR family DNA-binding protein: protein MTPQELRTFCLSFNAAVEDFPFNPETSVFKVLGKLFALTNLDARPLTVNLKCDPEDALRLREEHPGLIVPGYHMNKRHWNTVTVDGDLDDRLVRELVEDSYDLVVAGLPRAERLRLDRS from the coding sequence GTGACCCCCCAGGAGCTGCGCACGTTCTGCCTGTCGTTCAACGCGGCGGTGGAGGACTTCCCGTTCAACCCCGAGACCTCGGTCTTCAAAGTGCTCGGCAAGCTCTTCGCGCTGACGAACCTGGACGCGCGGCCCCTGACGGTCAACCTCAAGTGCGACCCCGAGGACGCCCTGCGGCTGCGCGAGGAGCACCCGGGGCTGATCGTCCCCGGCTACCACATGAACAAGCGGCACTGGAACACGGTCACCGTCGACGGCGACCTCGACGACCGGCTTGTGCGGGAACTCGTCGAGGACTCCTACGACCTGGTCGTGGCGGGCCTGCCGCGCGCCGAACGCCTCCGCCTGGACCGGTCCTGA
- a CDS encoding hemolysin family protein, with amino-acid sequence MSPQLVLGAIALVVVAWLAACAEAGLARVSSFRAEEAVRSGRRGSAKLAQIAADPTRYLNVALLVRVACEMAAAALVTYACLNEIDSTTQALLAAIGVMVLVSYVAVGVSPRTIGRQHPLNTATAAAYVLLPLARIMGPIPPLLILIGNALTPGKGFRRGPFASEAELRALVDLAEKESLIEDEERRMVHSVFELGDTLVREVMVPRTDLIVIERYKTIRQALTLALRSGFSRIPVTGESEDDVVGIVYLKDLARKTHISRDAESELVSTAMRPAAFVPDTKNAGDLLREMQQDRNHVAVVIDEYGGTAGIVTIEDILEEIVGEITDEYDRELPPVEELGEDRFRVTARLDITDLGELYGLDEYDDEDVETVGGLLAKALGRVPIAGASAVVELPDERELRLTAEAAAGRRNKIVTVLVEPVGAAKEEPEDA; translated from the coding sequence ATGAGTCCGCAACTCGTCCTCGGCGCCATCGCGCTGGTCGTCGTGGCCTGGCTCGCCGCCTGCGCGGAGGCGGGCCTGGCGCGCGTCTCCAGCTTCCGCGCCGAGGAAGCCGTCCGCTCGGGGCGGCGGGGCAGCGCCAAGCTCGCGCAGATCGCCGCCGACCCGACGCGCTATCTGAACGTGGCGCTGCTGGTCCGCGTCGCCTGCGAGATGGCCGCCGCCGCGCTGGTCACCTACGCCTGCCTCAACGAGATCGACAGCACCACCCAGGCGCTGCTCGCCGCGATCGGCGTGATGGTGCTGGTCTCCTATGTCGCCGTCGGGGTCTCCCCGCGCACCATCGGCCGCCAGCACCCGCTGAACACCGCGACGGCGGCGGCGTACGTCCTGCTGCCGCTGGCCAGGATCATGGGCCCGATCCCGCCCCTGCTGATCCTCATCGGCAACGCCCTCACCCCCGGCAAGGGCTTCCGCCGCGGCCCCTTCGCCTCCGAGGCGGAGCTGCGCGCGCTGGTCGACCTCGCGGAGAAGGAGTCCCTCATCGAGGACGAGGAGCGCCGCATGGTGCACTCCGTCTTCGAACTCGGCGACACCCTTGTGCGGGAGGTCATGGTCCCGCGCACCGACCTGATCGTCATCGAGCGGTACAAGACCATCCGCCAGGCCCTCACCCTGGCCCTGCGGTCCGGCTTCTCCCGGATACCCGTCACCGGGGAGAGCGAGGACGACGTCGTCGGGATCGTCTACCTCAAGGACCTGGCCCGCAAGACGCACATCAGCCGGGACGCGGAGAGCGAGCTGGTCTCCACCGCGATGCGGCCCGCCGCCTTCGTCCCCGACACCAAGAACGCCGGTGACCTGCTGCGCGAGATGCAGCAGGACCGCAACCACGTCGCTGTCGTGATCGACGAGTACGGCGGCACCGCCGGGATCGTCACCATCGAGGACATCCTGGAGGAGATCGTCGGCGAGATCACCGACGAGTACGACCGCGAACTGCCCCCGGTGGAGGAGCTGGGCGAGGACCGCTTCCGGGTCACCGCCCGCCTCGACATCACCGACCTCGGCGAGCTGTACGGCCTCGACGAGTACGACGACGAGGACGTGGAGACCGTCGGCGGACTGCTCGCCAAGGCGCTCGGCCGGGTCCCCATCGCCGGTGCCTCGGCCGTCGTGGAACTGCCCGACGAGCGGGAACTGCGGCTGACCGCGGAGGCCGCCGCGGGCCGCCGGAACAAGATCGTGACCGTGCTGGTGGAGCCGGTGGGCGCCGCCAAGGAGGAGCCGGAGGACGCGTGA
- the ybeY gene encoding rRNA maturation RNase YbeY, giving the protein MSIDVNNESGTEVDEQAILDIARYALARMRIHPLSELSVIVVDADAMEQLHIQWMDLPGPTDVMSFPMDELRPPSKDDDEPPQGLLGDIVLCPEVAKKQGEDAPTQHSMDEELQLLTVHGVLHLLGYDHEEPDEKAEMFGLQAAIVDGWRAEKGLTGPSPAPTVS; this is encoded by the coding sequence ATGTCGATCGACGTCAACAACGAGTCCGGTACCGAGGTCGATGAGCAGGCGATCCTCGACATCGCCCGCTACGCGCTCGCACGGATGCGCATCCACCCGCTCTCCGAGCTCTCGGTGATCGTCGTGGACGCCGACGCCATGGAGCAGCTGCACATCCAGTGGATGGACCTGCCAGGACCGACGGATGTCATGTCCTTTCCCATGGACGAGCTCCGGCCGCCGTCCAAGGACGACGACGAGCCGCCGCAGGGCCTGCTCGGCGACATCGTGCTCTGCCCGGAGGTCGCCAAGAAGCAGGGCGAGGACGCGCCGACGCAGCACTCCATGGACGAGGAGCTCCAGTTGCTCACCGTCCATGGCGTGCTGCACCTGCTCGGCTACGACCACGAGGAACCCGACGAGAAGGCCGAGATGTTCGGACTTCAGGCGGCCATCGTGGACGGCTGGCGTGCGGAGAAGGGCCTGACCGGTCCCTCCCCGGCTCCGACCGTCTCATGA
- a CDS encoding PhoH family protein — MTQTPTAHTPAQGQARAQFTVPAQHPMVTVLGSGDSLLRVIEKAFPAVDIHVRGNEISAVGDAPEVALVQRLFDEMMLVLRTGQPMTEDAVERSIAMLRASGNGEGDGQETPAEVLTQNILSSRGRTIRPKTLNQKRYVDAIDKHTIVFGIGPAGTGKTYLAMAKAVQALQSKQVNRIILTRPAVEAGERLGFLPGTLYEKIDPYLRPLYDALHDMLDPDSIPRLMAAGTIEVAPLAYMRGRTLNDAFIILDEAQNTSPEQMKMFLTRLGFDSKIVITGDVTQVDLPNGTKSGLRQVQDILEGLDDVHFSRLTSHDVVRHKLVGRIVDAYEKYDSHHGTENGTHKGGRNKRK; from the coding sequence ATGACTCAGACACCCACAGCTCACACTCCCGCGCAGGGGCAGGCGAGAGCACAGTTCACCGTCCCCGCCCAGCACCCCATGGTGACCGTGCTGGGGTCCGGCGACTCCCTCCTGCGTGTGATCGAGAAGGCCTTCCCGGCGGTCGACATACATGTCCGGGGCAATGAGATCAGCGCGGTCGGCGACGCCCCCGAAGTCGCCCTTGTCCAGCGCCTGTTCGACGAGATGATGCTGGTGCTCCGCACCGGGCAGCCGATGACGGAGGACGCAGTGGAACGCTCGATCGCCATGCTCCGGGCGAGCGGGAACGGCGAGGGGGACGGCCAGGAGACCCCGGCCGAGGTGCTCACCCAGAACATCCTCTCCTCGCGCGGACGCACGATCCGCCCGAAGACCCTCAACCAGAAGCGGTACGTCGACGCGATCGACAAGCACACGATCGTCTTCGGCATCGGCCCCGCCGGTACCGGCAAGACCTACCTCGCCATGGCCAAGGCGGTGCAGGCCCTGCAGTCCAAGCAGGTCAACCGCATCATCCTGACCCGCCCCGCGGTGGAGGCCGGAGAGCGCCTCGGCTTCCTGCCGGGCACCCTCTACGAGAAGATCGACCCCTACCTGCGCCCGCTGTACGACGCGCTGCACGACATGCTCGACCCCGACTCCATCCCGAGGCTCATGGCCGCCGGGACCATCGAGGTCGCGCCGCTGGCGTACATGCGTGGCCGTACGCTCAACGACGCCTTCATCATCCTGGACGAGGCCCAGAACACCAGCCCCGAACAGATGAAGATGTTCCTCACCCGGCTCGGCTTCGACTCGAAGATCGTCATCACCGGTGACGTGACCCAGGTCGACCTGCCCAACGGCACCAAGTCGGGTCTGCGGCAGGTCCAGGACATCCTGGAGGGCCTGGACGACGTCCACTTCTCGCGCCTCACATCCCATGACGTCGTACGGCACAAGCTGGTCGGCCGTATCGTCGACGCGTACGAGAAGTACGACAGCCACCACGGCACGGAGAACGGCACCCACAAGGGCGGCCGCAACAAGCGGAAGTAG
- a CDS encoding carbohydrate kinase family protein produces the protein MIASAASTGKGPSSAVARRPHRPAQVDPLAALRTPTDPPWDVYLTGTVFLDIIFTGLDSAPVRGTESWARGMGSSPGGVANMATALARLGLKTSLAAAFGDDHYGEYCWDALEQGEGIDLAPSRTVPGWHSPVTVSMAYEDERTMVSHGHEPPPEEPAPDCPPRARAAVASLEPGKQAPWIAQAAAKGARIFADVGWDETGAWDLAGLADLAHCEAFLPNAEEAMRYTGASCPRAAAHALTEHVPLAVVTLGADGAYAVDRRTGETAEVPAIAVEALDPTGAGDVFVAGFVAGTLADWPLADRLAFAGLTAALSVQEFGGSLSAPGWAEIGAWWREIQSYDDQDPAALRRYAFLTDLVPAEQARPWPLRRAVPTIGFGRSA, from the coding sequence GTGATCGCGTCCGCCGCGTCCACCGGGAAGGGACCCTCCTCCGCCGTCGCCCGGAGGCCGCACCGTCCGGCCCAGGTCGACCCCCTGGCCGCGCTGCGCACGCCCACTGACCCGCCCTGGGACGTCTACCTCACCGGCACCGTCTTCCTCGACATCATTTTCACCGGGCTCGACTCCGCCCCGGTGCGCGGCACCGAGTCCTGGGCGCGCGGCATGGGGTCGAGCCCCGGTGGCGTCGCCAACATGGCGACCGCGCTGGCCCGCCTCGGCCTGAAGACCTCCCTCGCGGCGGCCTTCGGGGACGACCACTACGGCGAGTACTGCTGGGACGCCCTGGAGCAGGGCGAGGGCATCGACCTCGCCCCGTCGCGCACCGTCCCCGGCTGGCACTCCCCGGTGACGGTGTCCATGGCCTACGAGGACGAGCGCACGATGGTCTCCCACGGCCACGAGCCGCCCCCGGAGGAGCCGGCCCCCGACTGCCCGCCCCGCGCGCGTGCCGCCGTCGCCTCCCTGGAACCCGGCAAGCAGGCCCCCTGGATCGCCCAGGCCGCCGCCAAGGGTGCCCGGATCTTCGCCGACGTCGGCTGGGACGAGACCGGCGCCTGGGACCTCGCGGGCCTCGCCGACCTCGCGCACTGCGAGGCCTTCCTGCCCAACGCCGAGGAGGCCATGCGCTACACCGGCGCCTCCTGCCCGCGCGCCGCCGCCCACGCCCTGACCGAACACGTCCCGCTCGCCGTGGTCACCCTCGGCGCGGACGGCGCCTACGCCGTGGACCGGCGGACCGGTGAGACCGCCGAGGTGCCGGCCATCGCGGTCGAGGCCCTCGACCCCACCGGCGCAGGGGACGTCTTCGTCGCCGGATTCGTCGCCGGCACCCTCGCCGACTGGCCGCTCGCCGACCGCCTCGCCTTCGCGGGCCTCACCGCCGCCCTCTCCGTCCAGGAGTTCGGCGGCTCCCTGTCCGCCCCCGGCTGGGCGGAGATCGGCGCCTGGTGGCGCGAGATCCAGTCCTACGACGACCAGGACCCGGCGGCGCTGCGCCGGTACGCGTTCCTGACGGACCTGGTCCCCGCCGAGCAGGCACGCCCCTGGCCGCTGCGCCGGGCGGTCCCGACCATCGGCTTCGGCCGCTCGGCCTGA
- a CDS encoding glucarate dehydratase family protein → MNLTITDVRLTPILIADPPLLNTQGVHQPYTPRLIVEVETADGVTGVGETYGDTKYLELARPFAEKLIGRQVGDLNGLFTIAEEVAVDGSRVSGQVDVGGLRGVQTADKLRLSVVSGFEVACLDALGKALGQPVHALLGGKVRDSVEYSAYLFYKWAGHPEGVPAERDDWGAAVDPAGIVEQARKFTERYGFTSFKLKGGVFPPDEEIAAVRALAAAFPAHPLRLDPNGAWSVETSLKVAKELGDVLEYLEDPALGTPAMAEVSAGTDVPLATNMCVTTFAEIKEAFGRDAVQVVLSDHHYWGGLRNTQHLAAICRTFGVGVSMHSNTHLGISLAAMTQVASTVPNLHHACDSHYPWQSEDVLTERLRFEGGRVAVSDAPGLGVELDHDRLRFLHQRWLDDDGTLRERDDAAAMRVAEPGWVTPSVPRW, encoded by the coding sequence GTGAACCTCACGATCACGGACGTCCGGCTGACCCCGATCCTGATCGCCGACCCGCCCCTGCTCAACACCCAGGGCGTCCACCAGCCCTACACGCCCCGGCTGATCGTGGAGGTCGAGACCGCCGACGGGGTCACCGGCGTCGGGGAGACGTACGGCGATACCAAGTACCTGGAGCTGGCCCGGCCCTTCGCCGAGAAGCTGATCGGGCGTCAAGTCGGCGATCTCAACGGCCTGTTCACGATCGCCGAGGAGGTCGCCGTCGACGGCTCCCGGGTCTCCGGACAGGTCGACGTCGGCGGCCTGCGAGGCGTCCAGACCGCCGACAAGCTGCGGCTGTCCGTGGTCTCCGGCTTCGAGGTGGCCTGTCTGGACGCGCTCGGCAAGGCCCTCGGGCAGCCCGTGCACGCGCTGCTCGGCGGCAAGGTGCGCGACTCGGTCGAGTACAGCGCGTACCTGTTCTACAAGTGGGCCGGGCACCCCGAGGGCGTGCCGGCCGAGCGGGACGACTGGGGCGCCGCCGTGGACCCGGCCGGGATCGTGGAGCAGGCCCGGAAGTTCACCGAGCGGTACGGCTTCACCTCGTTCAAGCTCAAGGGCGGGGTGTTCCCGCCGGACGAGGAGATCGCGGCCGTACGGGCGCTCGCGGCGGCCTTTCCCGCGCATCCGCTGCGGCTCGACCCCAACGGTGCCTGGTCGGTGGAGACCTCGCTGAAGGTGGCGAAGGAGCTCGGGGACGTCCTGGAGTACCTGGAGGACCCCGCGCTCGGCACCCCGGCCATGGCCGAGGTCTCCGCCGGGACCGACGTGCCGCTCGCCACCAACATGTGCGTGACGACGTTCGCCGAGATCAAGGAGGCGTTCGGGCGGGACGCCGTGCAGGTCGTGCTCTCCGATCACCACTACTGGGGCGGGCTGCGCAACACCCAGCACCTCGCCGCGATCTGCCGCACCTTCGGCGTCGGGGTGTCCATGCACTCCAACACCCACCTCGGGATCTCCCTGGCCGCGATGACGCAGGTGGCGTCCACCGTGCCGAACCTCCATCACGCCTGTGACTCCCACTACCCGTGGCAGTCGGAGGACGTGCTGACGGAACGGCTGCGGTTCGAGGGCGGGCGGGTCGCCGTATCCGACGCCCCCGGCCTCGGCGTGGAACTCGACCACGACCGGCTGCGGTTCCTGCACCAGCGGTGGCTGGACGACGACGGCACCCTGCGGGAGCGCGACGACGCGGCGGCCATGCGCGTGGCCGAACCGGGGTGGGTCACACCGAGCGTGCCCCGCTGGTGA